One window of the Pseudomonas sihuiensis genome contains the following:
- a CDS encoding DODA-type extradiol aromatic ring-opening family dioxygenase: MLPSLFISHGSPMLALEPGASGPALAKLAADIPRPNAIVVVSAHWESQRLLLTAGEHPQTWHDFGGFPAELYAVQYPAPGAPKLAEQIAQQLNDAGLSAQLDAQRPFDHGAWVPLSLMYPQADIPVLQLSLPSRLGPELQTRVGRALANLRAQGILLIGSGSITHNLGELNWRAGPDVITPWAKAFRDWVVEKLEANDEEALHHYRLLAPDAVRNHPTEEHLLPLFFARGAGGTFTIEHSGFTYGALGMDIYRFG; the protein is encoded by the coding sequence ATGCTGCCCAGTCTATTCATTTCCCACGGTTCCCCCATGTTGGCCCTGGAGCCCGGTGCCAGCGGCCCGGCGCTGGCCAAACTGGCCGCCGATATACCCAGACCCAACGCCATAGTGGTGGTGTCGGCGCACTGGGAAAGCCAGCGCCTGCTGCTGACGGCGGGCGAGCACCCGCAGACCTGGCACGACTTCGGCGGCTTTCCAGCCGAGCTGTATGCCGTGCAGTATCCGGCCCCCGGCGCACCGAAGCTGGCCGAGCAGATCGCCCAGCAACTGAACGACGCAGGTCTGTCCGCACAGCTCGATGCGCAACGCCCCTTCGACCATGGTGCTTGGGTGCCGCTGTCGCTGATGTATCCGCAAGCCGACATCCCCGTTCTGCAGCTATCGCTACCCAGCCGCCTCGGCCCCGAGTTACAGACCCGCGTGGGCCGTGCGCTGGCCAACCTGCGTGCACAAGGCATCCTGCTGATTGGCTCCGGCAGCATCACCCATAACCTGGGCGAGCTGAACTGGCGTGCCGGCCCGGACGTCATCACGCCCTGGGCCAAGGCGTTTCGCGACTGGGTGGTGGAAAAGCTCGAAGCGAACGACGAAGAGGCCTTGCACCATTACCGCCTGCTGGCGCCGGATGCCGTACGCAATCACCCCACCGAAGAACACCTGCTACCGCTGTTCTTCGCCCGAGGTGCTGGCGGTACCTTCACGATTGAGCACAGCGGTTTCACCTACGGCGCCCTGGGGATGGATATCTATCGCTTCGGCTAG
- a CDS encoding thiopurine S-methyltransferase — protein MHATFWQERWARDQIGFHQEKVNGYLRRHWSALGLAKGAAVLVPLCGKSLDLVWLAEQGHAVTGVELAERAVQDFFAERDVQPQVSQHGAFTVYQAGTLRILCGDFFALSRDDVAGCRAFYDRAALIALPPEMRERYAAHLQAILPDNCQGLLVTLVYDQQRMDGPPFSVEDAEVMQHFAASWALRMVEEKDVLAGNPRFSDSGLAAVDERVFHLTRR, from the coding sequence ATGCACGCGACATTCTGGCAGGAGCGCTGGGCGCGCGATCAGATCGGTTTTCATCAGGAAAAGGTCAACGGCTACCTGCGTCGTCACTGGTCCGCGCTCGGGCTGGCGAAAGGTGCGGCGGTGCTGGTGCCGCTGTGTGGCAAGAGTCTCGACCTGGTCTGGTTGGCGGAGCAGGGGCATGCCGTGACCGGTGTGGAGCTGGCCGAGCGCGCGGTGCAGGATTTCTTCGCTGAGCGTGATGTACAGCCACAGGTGTCGCAGCACGGGGCGTTCACGGTCTACCAGGCGGGCACGCTGCGGATTTTGTGCGGCGACTTTTTCGCCTTGAGTCGTGACGACGTTGCCGGGTGCCGGGCTTTCTATGACCGCGCTGCGCTGATCGCCCTGCCGCCGGAAATGCGCGAGCGCTACGCCGCCCACCTGCAGGCGATATTGCCGGATAACTGCCAGGGCCTGCTGGTGACCCTGGTGTACGACCAGCAGCGGATGGATGGCCCGCCATTCTCGGTCGAAGACGCTGAGGTGATGCAGCATTTCGCGGCCAGTTGGGCGCTGCGCATGGTCGAGGAAAAGGACGTGCTGGCCGGTAATCCGCGTTTCAGCGATAGCGGTCTCGCTGCAGTGGATGAGCGAGTCTTCCATCTGACGCGCCGCTAG
- a CDS encoding TetR/AcrR family transcriptional regulator, producing MARPSRKDEILQAALACFTEHGVDVTTIEMIRDRSGASIGSLYHHFGNKERIIAALYLAGTAQYADLLQRGFASAASAEACVKLLVTSYIDWVVANPDWARFILHSRSRVEAGEMGDALREANRQHFAQILTALAEYRRQGLFKALPDDCFASVVIGPTHDLARNWLAGRTQSELGECRELLAQIAWDSVKNSS from the coding sequence ATGGCCCGTCCATCACGCAAAGACGAGATCCTGCAGGCTGCGCTGGCCTGCTTCACCGAGCACGGTGTCGATGTCACCACCATCGAGATGATCCGTGACCGTTCTGGTGCGAGCATCGGCAGTCTGTATCACCACTTCGGCAACAAGGAGCGGATCATCGCCGCGCTCTATCTGGCCGGCACCGCACAATACGCCGACCTGCTGCAGCGCGGATTTGCCAGCGCGGCCAGCGCCGAGGCCTGCGTCAAGTTGCTGGTGACCAGCTACATCGACTGGGTGGTGGCCAATCCTGATTGGGCGCGTTTCATCCTGCACAGTCGTAGTCGGGTCGAAGCGGGGGAAATGGGCGATGCACTGCGCGAAGCCAATCGTCAGCATTTTGCGCAGATTCTCACGGCGCTCGCCGAGTACCGTCGGCAGGGACTGTTCAAGGCGCTACCGGATGACTGTTTCGCCTCGGTGGTAATCGGCCCGACGCATGATCTGGCGCGCAACTGGCTGGCTGGCCGCACCCAGAGCGAGCTGGGCGAGTGCCGCGAGCTACTGGCGCAGATCGCCTGGGATAGTGTGAAAAACAGCAGCTAG
- a CDS encoding ATP-NAD kinase family protein yields MSRFHIGLIINPLAGLGGPAAFKGSDGMAEQALALGVEPKAAQRTRTALEQLLTLHERIEFVSYPGAMGGDLLAQMGFEHRLLGQVGAQPTTAEDTRQAVQQLQDAGVALILFAGGDGTARDVCAAVRDGQPVLGIPAGVKIQSGVYAISPRAAGELTARLVEGGLVRLASGEVRDIDESALREGRVTARWYGELCVPQEGGYVQAVKQGGVESEELVLADLAAWLESEWEPGARYVFGPGSTLHGLAQNLGLETTLLGVDVIEDGRVIARDVNETELFALVEGHPTYLLVTAIGGQGHIIGRGNQQISPRVLRAVGLERLRVVATKRKLATLEGRPLLVDSGDVSLDDAFPDAVRVWAGYKEELLYPLSR; encoded by the coding sequence ATGTCGCGTTTTCATATCGGTTTGATCATCAATCCACTGGCCGGGCTGGGTGGTCCTGCAGCCTTCAAGGGCAGCGACGGCATGGCCGAGCAGGCGCTGGCTCTGGGTGTCGAGCCAAAGGCGGCGCAACGTACACGCACCGCGCTTGAGCAGTTGTTGACTCTGCACGAGCGCATCGAGTTCGTCAGTTATCCGGGCGCCATGGGTGGCGATCTTTTGGCGCAGATGGGCTTTGAGCATCGCCTGCTGGGGCAGGTCGGTGCACAGCCGACCACTGCCGAAGACACCCGCCAGGCAGTGCAGCAGCTACAGGACGCCGGTGTAGCGCTGATTCTCTTCGCTGGCGGTGATGGTACTGCACGTGATGTCTGTGCCGCCGTCAGGGACGGCCAGCCGGTGCTGGGTATTCCGGCCGGCGTGAAGATCCAGTCCGGCGTCTACGCCATCAGTCCGCGAGCGGCAGGCGAGCTGACTGCGCGCCTGGTGGAGGGCGGCCTGGTACGACTGGCCAGCGGCGAGGTGCGTGACATCGACGAGAGCGCCCTGCGCGAAGGCCGCGTCACCGCGCGCTGGTACGGCGAGCTGTGCGTGCCGCAGGAGGGCGGCTACGTGCAGGCGGTGAAGCAGGGTGGCGTGGAGTCCGAAGAGCTGGTGTTGGCTGATCTGGCCGCCTGGCTCGAGAGCGAGTGGGAGCCGGGTGCGCGCTACGTGTTCGGTCCCGGCTCGACCTTGCACGGTCTGGCGCAGAATCTTGGTCTGGAAACCACCTTGCTCGGCGTCGATGTGATCGAGGATGGCCGGGTCATCGCCCGCGACGTCAATGAAACCGAGCTGTTCGCCCTGGTCGAAGGGCACCCGACTTATCTGCTGGTGACCGCGATTGGCGGTCAGGGCCATATCATCGGCCGCGGCAACCAGCAGATCAGCCCGCGCGTGCTGCGCGCCGTGGGGCTGGAGCGCCTGCGCGTGGTGGCGACCAAGCGCAAGCTGGCGACGCTGGAAGGTCGGCCGCTGCTGGTCGACAGTGGCGACGTGAGCCTGGACGACGCGTTTCCCGATGCCGTGCGGGTCTGGGCTGGTTATAAGGAAGAACTGCTGTACCCCCTGAGTCGATAG
- a CDS encoding YhdH/YhfP family quinone oxidoreductase, with protein sequence MTEFKALLVSEGADGSFRRQVVARQIEDLPAGDLLIRVRYSSLNYKDALSASGNRGVTKQYPHTPGIDAAGVVEASAVAEFAVGDEVIVTGYDLGMNTAGGFGQYIRVPAAWAIKRPQGLPLREAMILGTAGLTAALCVDKLEQAGVTPESGTMLVTGATGGVGSIAVVLLKQLGYRVAAATGKAEQGDFLRGLGADEIVSREELQQGSERPMLKERWAGAVDTVGGDILFNVVKSLRHSGSVACCGLTAGVGFQGSVLPFILRGVNLLGVDSVELPLVVKASMWDKLSLQWKLDLSALCQEVGLEELPAAIERILAGGMVGRVLVRLD encoded by the coding sequence ATGACTGAATTCAAGGCTTTGCTGGTCAGCGAGGGTGCCGATGGCAGTTTTCGGCGCCAGGTAGTAGCCCGGCAGATCGAGGATCTGCCGGCAGGCGATCTGCTGATCCGCGTGCGCTATTCCTCGCTCAACTACAAGGATGCGCTGTCGGCCAGCGGCAATCGCGGGGTCACCAAGCAGTATCCGCATACGCCGGGCATCGACGCCGCTGGCGTGGTGGAGGCGTCCGCCGTGGCCGAGTTCGCCGTGGGCGACGAGGTGATCGTCACTGGCTACGACCTGGGCATGAACACTGCCGGTGGTTTCGGCCAGTACATCCGCGTACCGGCCGCCTGGGCGATCAAGCGCCCACAAGGCTTGCCGCTGCGCGAGGCGATGATTCTCGGCACCGCCGGCCTGACGGCCGCGCTATGCGTGGACAAGCTGGAGCAGGCCGGTGTTACGCCGGAGTCCGGCACCATGCTGGTCACCGGTGCCACGGGCGGCGTTGGCAGCATCGCCGTGGTGCTGCTCAAACAGCTCGGTTATCGCGTAGCCGCCGCGACCGGCAAGGCCGAACAGGGCGATTTCCTGCGTGGTCTCGGTGCTGACGAGATCGTCAGCCGCGAAGAGCTGCAGCAAGGTAGTGAGCGGCCGATGCTCAAGGAACGCTGGGCGGGAGCGGTAGACACAGTGGGTGGCGACATCCTGTTCAATGTGGTCAAGTCGCTGCGCCACAGCGGCAGCGTGGCCTGTTGCGGGCTGACTGCTGGCGTCGGCTTCCAGGGCAGCGTACTGCCGTTCATCCTGCGCGGGGTCAACCTGCTTGGCGTGGATTCGGTGGAGCTGCCTCTGGTGGTCAAGGCGTCGATGTGGGACAAGCTGTCGTTGCAGTGGAAGCTCGATCTCTCGGCGCTGTGCCAGGAAGTCGGTCTGGAAGAGCTGCCGGCGGCCATCGAACGGATACTGGCTGGCGGCATGGTCGGTCGCGTACTGGTGCGACTCGATTGA
- a CDS encoding transporter substrate-binding domain-containing protein — protein sequence MPARHLLPCLLLAVSTLAQANDQDNSTVRLDTSLEDPYQLVVDGELSGSSVTVLECIFNRLQRPYQIQLTSLSRARQNVSRRIADGFFSSAPDSQVDGYAQLSAPLLMEKWYWYAQDSLILNKPIWDRELRIGSVLGSNSMTWLEARGIAVAQKVPRLEQLIELLQRGRIDLFLADDNAMRSALSEQPPQQALQRRFVRYSPLGVYFSHDFLQHHPDFLSAFNRQVEHCAPKGSALTDAEAHYLRQLTAQHLKRWAYHDELLNALRQVAARNTSMERINELNRQWLRELLLEEKPLIRRLLQTPPSRLLANIARQHHLLFNEIFLSDHSGQLVAISEVTSDYWQADEDDFRQAMRLAPGQIHIGDIEYDGSTQSFQSKVSAPIHDPRDGQFLGVLSLGINIETAFGDNLR from the coding sequence ATGCCAGCACGCCATCTGCTGCCCTGCCTGTTACTGGCTGTCTCGACCTTGGCGCAGGCCAATGACCAAGACAACTCAACCGTGCGCCTCGACACCAGCCTCGAGGATCCTTACCAACTGGTGGTAGACGGCGAACTCAGCGGTAGTTCGGTAACTGTACTCGAATGCATCTTCAATCGATTGCAGCGGCCTTATCAGATCCAGCTCACATCGCTGAGTCGAGCCCGGCAGAATGTCAGTAGACGCATCGCCGATGGTTTCTTCAGCTCGGCACCAGACAGCCAGGTCGATGGCTACGCGCAGCTGTCCGCCCCGCTTCTGATGGAGAAATGGTACTGGTATGCCCAGGATTCGCTGATCCTCAACAAGCCGATTTGGGACCGCGAGCTGCGCATCGGCAGCGTGCTGGGAAGCAACAGCATGACCTGGCTGGAGGCTCGCGGCATCGCCGTAGCGCAGAAGGTACCGCGCCTGGAGCAATTGATCGAATTGCTGCAACGTGGGCGCATCGATCTTTTCCTGGCCGATGACAATGCCATGCGTAGCGCCCTCTCTGAGCAGCCACCCCAACAGGCTCTGCAGCGACGCTTCGTACGCTACTCACCACTGGGCGTCTATTTCTCTCACGATTTCCTGCAGCACCACCCTGATTTCCTCAGCGCCTTCAACCGTCAGGTCGAACACTGCGCCCCCAAAGGTAGCGCGCTGACTGACGCCGAAGCCCATTATCTGCGCCAGTTGACCGCCCAGCATCTGAAGCGCTGGGCCTACCATGACGAACTGTTGAACGCCCTTCGCCAGGTAGCCGCGCGCAATACGAGCATGGAGCGCATTAACGAACTGAACAGGCAATGGCTGCGTGAACTCCTGCTTGAGGAAAAGCCACTGATCCGTCGCCTGCTGCAGACGCCGCCGTCACGCCTGCTGGCCAACATAGCGCGTCAACATCACCTCCTGTTCAATGAGATCTTCCTCAGCGACCACTCCGGCCAATTAGTCGCCATCAGCGAGGTCACCAGCGATTATTGGCAAGCTGACGAAGATGACTTTCGACAAGCCATGCGCCTGGCGCCTGGCCAGATCCATATCGGCGATATCGAGTACGATGGTTCGACCCAGAGCTTTCAGAGCAAGGTTTCTGCGCCTATCCACGACCCACGGGATGGGCAGTTTCTCGGCGTGCTCAGCCTGGGCATCAATATCGAGACCGCTTTTGGCGACAACCTGCGCTAA
- a CDS encoding DUF1287 domain-containing protein: MRMLIALLLGSLAFAVQAIEADRLVLDARQQVGVTLSYDPAYRRLSYPGGDVPMTTGVCTDVVIRALRQQGLDLQEAVHRDMRGNFSVYPKNWGLSRPDSNIDHRRVPNLMTWFTRQGWSLPVKQDAAAYRPGDIVTWDLGRGLTHIGIVSDRQAPTATPLVLHNIGRGTQEEDILFAYRITGHYRPHAQQASAAQ; the protein is encoded by the coding sequence ATGCGCATGCTGATTGCACTGCTGCTCGGGTCGCTGGCGTTTGCCGTGCAGGCCATCGAGGCGGACAGGCTGGTGCTCGATGCGCGCCAGCAGGTGGGCGTAACCCTGAGCTATGACCCGGCTTATCGCCGCTTGAGCTATCCGGGCGGCGATGTGCCCATGACCACCGGGGTTTGCACCGACGTGGTGATCCGCGCACTGCGTCAGCAGGGGCTGGATCTGCAGGAAGCGGTGCATCGCGACATGCGCGGCAATTTCTCCGTCTATCCGAAGAATTGGGGGCTGAGTCGCCCGGACAGCAATATCGATCACCGCCGCGTGCCCAACCTGATGACCTGGTTCACGCGTCAGGGCTGGTCGCTGCCGGTCAAGCAGGATGCCGCGGCATACCGGCCCGGCGATATCGTCACCTGGGATCTGGGTCGTGGCCTCACTCATATCGGTATCGTCAGCGACCGTCAGGCGCCAACGGCTACGCCGCTGGTGCTGCACAACATCGGTCGCGGCACGCAGGAGGAGGACATTCTGTTCGCCTACCGCATTACCGGCCATTACCGCCCGCATGCGCAGCAGGCGAGCGCTGCGCAATGA
- the htpX gene encoding protease HtpX encodes MMRIMLFLATNLAVLVIASITLKLLGVDRFTGQNHGSLLIFCAVFGFAGSLVSLFISKWMAKMSTGTQIITQPRTRHEQWLLQTVEELSREAGIKMPEVGIFPAYESNAFATGWNKNDALVAVSQGLLERFSPDEVRAVLAHEIGHVANGDMVTLALIQGVVNTFVMFFARIFGNFVDKVILKNEDGHGIGYFVATIFAELVLGILASIIVMWFSRKREYKADEAGARLAGTGAMIAALQRLRAEQGVPVQMPDSLTAFGINGGLKNGLAGLLMSHPPLEDRIEALRRRG; translated from the coding sequence ATGATGCGCATTATGTTGTTCCTGGCCACCAACCTGGCGGTTCTGGTTATCGCCAGCATCACCCTCAAACTGCTGGGGGTCGACCGCTTCACCGGCCAGAACCATGGCAGCCTGCTGATTTTCTGCGCCGTGTTCGGTTTCGCCGGCTCGCTGGTGTCGCTGTTCATCTCCAAGTGGATGGCGAAGATGAGCACCGGCACGCAGATCATCACCCAGCCGCGCACCCGTCACGAACAGTGGCTGCTGCAGACCGTCGAGGAGCTGTCGCGCGAAGCCGGGATCAAGATGCCTGAAGTCGGCATCTTCCCGGCCTACGAGTCCAATGCCTTCGCCACCGGCTGGAACAAGAACGACGCACTGGTCGCGGTCAGCCAGGGTCTGCTCGAGCGTTTCTCCCCTGATGAAGTGCGCGCGGTACTGGCTCACGAGATCGGCCACGTCGCCAATGGCGACATGGTCACCCTGGCACTGATCCAGGGTGTGGTGAACACCTTCGTGATGTTCTTCGCGCGCATCTTCGGCAACTTCGTCGACAAGGTGATCCTGAAGAACGAAGACGGCCATGGCATCGGCTACTTCGTCGCGACCATCTTCGCCGAGCTGGTACTGGGCATCCTGGCCAGCATCATCGTCATGTGGTTCTCGCGCAAGCGCGAGTACAAGGCCGACGAAGCCGGTGCTCGCCTGGCCGGTACCGGCGCGATGATCGCCGCGCTGCAGCGTCTGCGCGCCGAACAGGGCGTGCCGGTGCAGATGCCCGACAGCCTGACTGCCTTCGGCATCAACGGCGGCCTGAAGAACGGCCTGGCCGGTCTGCTGATGAGCCACCCGCCGCTGGAAGATCGTATCGAGGCGCTGCGCCGCCGCGGCTGA
- a CDS encoding PA1571 family protein — protein MSLQDNAAQYPTTEHQQEPVGGFIIDGQGREVPITEEMIKQACDALEEGRQRPSQQA, from the coding sequence ATGAGCTTGCAAGACAACGCTGCCCAGTACCCCACCACCGAACATCAACAGGAGCCGGTGGGCGGTTTTATCATTGATGGTCAGGGCCGCGAAGTGCCCATTACCGAAGAGATGATCAAACAGGCCTGCGACGCCCTGGAAGAAGGCCGCCAGCGCCCCAGCCAGCAGGCTTGA
- the msrB gene encoding peptide-methionine (R)-S-oxide reductase MsrB — protein MDKVDKPLDSWREELTDEQFHVCRLGGTERPFTGAYHDSKTPGIYHCACCGEALFDSDAKYDSGSGWPSYFQPINDEVIASLDDYSHGMHRIEVKCAKCDAHLGHVFPDGPRPTGLRYCINSLSLKLVPRD, from the coding sequence GTGGATAAAGTCGACAAACCCCTGGATAGCTGGCGCGAAGAGCTGACTGACGAGCAATTTCATGTCTGTCGTCTGGGCGGCACGGAGCGGCCGTTCACCGGCGCATATCACGACAGCAAGACCCCTGGCATCTACCACTGCGCCTGCTGTGGTGAGGCGCTGTTCGATTCGGATGCCAAATATGACTCTGGCAGCGGTTGGCCGAGCTACTTTCAGCCGATCAACGACGAGGTGATCGCCAGCCTCGACGACTACAGCCACGGTATGCATCGAATCGAAGTCAAATGCGCCAAGTGCGACGCGCACCTGGGGCACGTGTTCCCCGATGGACCCCGTCCGACCGGGTTGCGCTACTGCATCAACTCACTGTCGCTGAAGCTGGTGCCACGCGATTGA
- a CDS encoding pyridoxal phosphate-dependent aminotransferase — translation MQVSKSNKLANVCYDIRGPVLKHAKRLEEEGHRILKLNIGNPAPFGFEAPEEILQDVIRNLPTAQGYSDSKGLFSARKAVMQYYQQKQVEGVTIEDIYLGNGVSELIVMAMQALLNNGDEVLIPAPDYPLWTAAVALSGGKPVHYLCDEQAGWFPDIADMRAKITPNTKALVLINPNNPTGAVYSKEVLQDIVELARQHNLVIFSDEIYDKILYDEAVHISTASLAPDVLCLTFNGLSKSYRVAGFRSGWVAISGPKHRAQSYIEGLDILANMRLCANVPSQHAIQTALGGYQSINDLVLPNGRLLEQRNRAWELLNDIPGVSCVKPMGALYAFPRIDPNVCPIHNDEKFVLDLLLSEKLLIVQGTAFNWPWPDHFRVVTLPRVDDLEQAIGRIGNFLKGYSQ, via the coding sequence ATGCAGGTCAGCAAATCGAACAAGCTCGCCAACGTCTGCTACGACATTCGCGGGCCAGTGCTCAAGCACGCCAAGCGTCTGGAAGAGGAAGGCCATCGCATCCTCAAGCTGAACATCGGCAATCCGGCGCCGTTCGGTTTCGAGGCACCGGAAGAAATTCTTCAGGACGTCATCCGCAACCTGCCCACCGCCCAGGGCTACAGCGACTCCAAGGGGCTGTTCAGCGCGCGCAAGGCGGTGATGCAGTACTACCAGCAGAAGCAGGTCGAAGGCGTCACCATCGAGGACATCTACCTCGGCAACGGTGTCTCCGAGCTGATCGTGATGGCCATGCAGGCACTGCTCAACAACGGTGACGAGGTGCTCATCCCGGCGCCCGACTATCCGCTGTGGACCGCCGCCGTGGCGCTGTCCGGTGGCAAGCCGGTGCACTACCTGTGCGACGAGCAGGCCGGCTGGTTCCCGGACATCGCCGACATGCGCGCCAAGATCACGCCCAATACCAAGGCGCTGGTGCTGATCAACCCGAACAACCCCACCGGCGCGGTGTATTCGAAGGAAGTGCTGCAGGACATCGTCGAACTGGCGCGCCAGCACAACCTGGTCATCTTCTCCGACGAGATCTACGACAAGATCCTCTACGACGAGGCCGTGCACATCAGCACCGCCTCGCTGGCACCGGACGTGCTCTGCCTGACCTTCAACGGCCTGTCCAAGAGCTACCGTGTAGCGGGCTTCCGCTCCGGCTGGGTGGCCATCTCCGGGCCCAAGCACCGGGCACAGAGCTATATCGAAGGCCTGGACATCCTGGCCAACATGCGCCTGTGCGCCAACGTGCCGAGCCAGCACGCGATCCAGACCGCCCTCGGTGGCTACCAGAGCATCAACGACCTGGTACTGCCCAACGGCCGCCTGCTGGAGCAGCGCAACCGCGCCTGGGAGCTGCTCAACGACATTCCCGGGGTCAGCTGCGTGAAACCCATGGGCGCGCTGTATGCCTTCCCCAGGATCGACCCCAATGTCTGCCCGATCCACAACGACGAGAAGTTCGTTCTCGACCTGCTGCTGTCGGAAAAACTGCTGATCGTCCAGGGCACCGCCTTCAACTGGCCGTGGCCGGATCACTTCCGTGTGGTCACCCTGCCCCGCGTCGACGACCTGGAGCAGGCCATCGGTCGTATCGGCAACTTCCTCAAAGGTTACAGCCAGTAA
- a CDS encoding thiol-disulfide oxidoreductase DCC family protein, whose product MTRQSLPPGLAAGERVVLFDGVCKLCNGWAKFLIRHDRQRQFRLASVQSVQGQALLAWYGLPTDRFDTMALIDEAGLHVRSNALLRILARLPQPWRALAWLRLIPRPLRDWCYDRIALNRYRLFGRYEVCLLLSADHAERFLHD is encoded by the coding sequence ATGACCAGGCAATCGCTGCCGCCCGGTCTTGCCGCTGGCGAGCGCGTGGTGCTGTTCGACGGCGTCTGCAAGCTGTGCAACGGCTGGGCGAAGTTTCTCATCCGTCATGATCGGCAGCGGCAGTTTCGTCTGGCCTCGGTGCAATCGGTTCAGGGCCAGGCATTGCTGGCCTGGTATGGGCTGCCGACCGACCGTTTCGACACCATGGCGCTGATCGATGAGGCGGGGCTGCATGTACGCTCGAACGCGCTGCTGCGTATCCTTGCTCGCCTGCCACAGCCCTGGCGTGCACTTGCCTGGCTGCGTCTTATCCCGCGCCCGCTGCGCGATTGGTGCTATGACCGCATCGCGCTGAATCGTTACCGCCTGTTCGGACGGTACGAGGTCTGCCTGTTGCTCAGCGCCGACCATGCCGAGCGCTTTTTGCATGACTGA
- a CDS encoding hotdog fold domain-containing protein produces the protein MSQMLQMFQQAGAAQFSAMIGQVAPYFASIAPQMVELRPGYAEVRFAKRREVLNHIGTVHAIALCNAAELAAGSMTDASIPDGCRWIPKGMTVEYLAKADGDIRTVADGSAVDWDQTGDIKVPVMAYVGDKPVFRAEITMYVSQA, from the coding sequence ATGAGTCAGATGTTGCAGATGTTCCAGCAGGCCGGCGCTGCCCAATTCAGCGCGATGATCGGCCAGGTCGCCCCCTACTTCGCCAGCATCGCCCCGCAGATGGTCGAGCTGCGCCCCGGCTATGCCGAGGTCCGCTTCGCCAAACGCCGTGAAGTGCTGAATCATATCGGTACGGTGCACGCCATAGCCCTGTGCAATGCTGCCGAGCTTGCCGCCGGCAGCATGACCGACGCCTCCATTCCTGACGGTTGCCGCTGGATTCCCAAAGGGATGACGGTGGAATACCTGGCCAAGGCCGACGGCGACATCCGCACGGTGGCCGATGGCAGCGCGGTGGATTGGGATCAGACCGGCGACATCAAGGTGCCGGTGATGGCCTACGTCGGTGACAAGCCGGTGTTCCGCGCCGAAATCACCATGTACGTCAGCCAGGCCTGA